A window of Rhizobium lusitanum genomic DNA:
TGCAAGCGAACCCGCCTCTTTCGAAAATTGCTCGTAGACTTTCCGCGCTCGCACGAATGTCGGTAAAGCCGGAAGCTTGTTGTCGCGGATCATCTGCACGGCATCCTGGAAGGCTGTGGTGTTGGTGTCGATGCCTTCAACGCGATTGAGGATGAGCCTGAGGGGTGCTCGTTTCAGATTATTCTCAGCCCACTCGAAGAGTTTTACGGTTTCCACCATTTCCATCACATTGGCTTTCGCCGGCACCAGCGTGATGTCGCTCGAGACGATCGCCGCGATCAGCAGGTCGTTCATGGATCCCTGGACGTCGATCAGGATGATTTCGGCATTCGATGTCGTGAGCGCGACTTTCAAATCCTGCGGTGTGTTTGCCGGTACCACCATCAGTGATGGTGGCAAGGTACCTGCGCGCTGGCATCGGTTCACCCATTGAAGACAGGATTGCTGCTTTTGATCGGCATCGATGATCAGAACCTTGGCACCGTTCTGAGC
This region includes:
- a CDS encoding ParA family protein, yielding MTIIAVANSKGGVGKSTLCLLIASELAQNGAKVLIIDADQKQQSCLQWVNRCQRAGTLPPSLMVVPANTPQDLKVALTTSNAEIILIDVQGSMNDLLIAAIVSSDITLVPAKANVMEMVETVKLFEWAENNLKRAPLRLILNRVEGIDTNTTAFQDAVQMIRDNKLPALPTFVRARKVYEQFSKEAGSLAHIGKDPGKSEQVAKARGNIVSVITDITRIVSEAA